One Leptolyngbya ohadii IS1 genomic window carries:
- a CDS encoding YidH family protein, with translation MGKITNELAKERSRAAAERTLMAWIRTSLSLISFGFGIDQIVSALQGVSGDRNEAVSLSRNIGLCFIAIGTLALLLAAFEHKQALRRINRGNFTYTSRLSLTFVVAIALILVGLLAFIGILF, from the coding sequence ATGGGCAAAATCACGAATGAACTTGCGAAAGAGCGCAGCCGAGCCGCTGCCGAACGAACGCTCATGGCATGGATTCGCACGAGTCTATCCTTAATTTCCTTCGGGTTTGGGATCGACCAAATCGTGTCGGCGCTCCAGGGAGTCTCAGGAGATAGAAATGAGGCTGTCAGTCTCTCGCGCAACATTGGACTTTGCTTTATCGCGATCGGCACTTTAGCATTGTTGCTGGCTGCCTTCGAGCATAAACAGGCGCTACGCCGGATCAATCGAGGAAATTTCACCTACACTTCACGGCTCTCCCTGACTTTCGTGGTTGCGATCGCCCTCATTCTGGTTGGGCTGCTTGCATTTATTGGGATTTTGTTTTGA